One part of the Maribacter aquivivus genome encodes these proteins:
- a CDS encoding RagB/SusD family nutrient uptake outer membrane protein — MKTTKIIFSMFTLFTAMVIINGCSENDLELVNPNGLSPETFFKTEAQVQSSVNAVYANLQTRGLYSRHMFFSQDNMSHENDGNPQLEADKRQYLDFSFDSSHGPIADYWESCFRGINKANFVIGNEEAINAIEESLVSNTIKQKFIGEARFLRALFNFLLVTRFGDMPLITEIPTSTEGIAKSSADDVYALIISDLQSASATLLDKSEEANGRATKGAAIALLGKVYLFRGEHALALAEFNKLSGYSLEPNFFDNFTEETEHGVESIFEIEYDDALGTSAQWNSSVTGAGPNEATFRGQEYGFNDWFNVFPSDDLLDEYEAGDTRYADTFYSVGDTFGGGVVTAEMLTAGDQRRAGWKKYQNYYKDANEDQESGINFNYLRYADVLLMKAECENEVGTQDDAIDLINEVRERASLDGLPYGLSKAAVFEAIVHERKVELAGEQVRYNDILRWNLVSTELAGTNFQVGKNELWPIPDREITSNENVTAADQNPGY, encoded by the coding sequence ATGAAAACAACAAAAATAATTTTTTCAATGTTTACGCTCTTCACCGCAATGGTGATTATAAATGGGTGTAGTGAAAATGATTTGGAGTTAGTTAATCCTAACGGATTGTCTCCAGAGACATTTTTCAAGACCGAAGCTCAAGTGCAATCTTCCGTAAATGCGGTATATGCCAACTTGCAAACAAGAGGTCTGTACTCTAGGCACATGTTCTTCTCACAAGACAACATGTCGCATGAGAATGACGGGAATCCGCAACTAGAGGCTGATAAAAGACAGTATTTAGATTTTTCTTTTGACTCAAGTCACGGACCAATAGCAGATTATTGGGAAAGCTGCTTTAGAGGTATCAATAAAGCAAATTTTGTAATTGGCAACGAAGAAGCTATTAATGCAATAGAGGAGTCATTGGTAAGCAATACCATTAAGCAAAAGTTTATTGGTGAAGCAAGATTCTTACGTGCACTTTTTAATTTCTTATTGGTTACTAGATTTGGTGACATGCCTTTAATTACAGAAATACCTACAAGTACCGAGGGTATCGCTAAATCTTCTGCTGATGACGTTTACGCTTTAATCATTTCAGACTTACAGTCTGCATCTGCTACTTTACTAGATAAAAGTGAAGAAGCTAATGGTAGAGCTACCAAAGGAGCTGCTATTGCACTTTTAGGAAAAGTATATTTATTTAGAGGAGAGCATGCTTTAGCCTTGGCTGAATTTAATAAGCTTTCTGGTTACTCATTAGAACCAAATTTCTTTGACAACTTCACAGAAGAAACAGAGCATGGTGTAGAGTCAATTTTTGAGATAGAGTACGATGATGCTTTAGGAACTAGTGCTCAGTGGAATTCATCCGTGACTGGTGCTGGACCAAACGAAGCAACTTTTAGAGGTCAAGAATATGGCTTTAATGATTGGTTCAACGTTTTCCCTTCAGATGATCTTTTAGATGAATATGAAGCAGGTGATACTAGATATGCAGATACATTCTATTCCGTAGGTGACACTTTCGGAGGTGGTGTAGTTACAGCAGAAATGCTAACTGCGGGCGACCAGAGACGTGCTGGCTGGAAAAAGTATCAGAACTATTACAAAGATGCTAATGAAGATCAAGAATCAGGCATCAACTTCAACTACCTACGTTACGCAGATGTTCTATTGATGAAAGCTGAGTGTGAAAATGAAGTAGGCACACAGGATGATGCTATTGATTTAATCAATGAAGTTCGTGAAAGAGCAAGTCTTGACGGTTTACCATACGGACTTTCAAAAGCAGCTGTTTTTGAAGCTATCGTTCATGAAAGAAAAGTTGAATTAGCAGGTGAACAAGTTCGTTATAACGATATTCTAAGATGGAACTTAGTTTCTACAGAATTAGCCGGCACCAACTTTCAAGTAGGTAAAAATGAACTTTGGCCAATACCGGATAGAGAAATAACCTCTAATGAAAATGTAACTGCCGCTGACCAGAATCCTGGTTATTAA
- a CDS encoding SusC/RagA family TonB-linked outer membrane protein, producing MTKLKITFIALIAMLGQFAYSQTSTVSGVVSDETGAPLPGASVVVSGTTNGSQTDFDGNFSLSNVPSDGSLTISYIGYQTQKAQVNGQSSINISMAIDAQALDEVVVVGYGAQSRAAVTGAISSVKSEDLNAVPVANATEALQGRAAGISVVNTGAPGTEPSITIRGLGTFGNNSPLFVVDGVIVGNLSGINQNDIETINVLKDASTTAVYGAQGSNGVIIVTTKKGKSGKTQLSFNAHTGFQQNTQRYDVLNTEQYLQYANEAFGIVPNTPSSTSGVNTNWQDEIYTSGLIRSYDMAASGGSDTSNFRISGGYFEREGIIIETGFQRYSFRANSDFTFGKLKLGQNLSVNFNKQNSDRIEFGQRSLLEHAIKAAPYLSVYNSNNLGGFQGPNSAGDGQDAENPVRILKHGDAVNNTFALVGNIFAEYAIADGLKFKSQVGLDYYKGTSNNFVPSYNDDSLGGTHQQAFASITKNTSAGQTIIFTNSLTYDKTIADVHNFEALLLAEKFESQGTSLNANSRNTVSDNINELSNEDSSLQSTSFEYNRLGFLGRLNYNYDDKYIAAVSLRRDASSKFGANNRWGWFSSYALGWNIAKENFLVDSNVSTLKLRGSLGYSGNDRIANYLYSATLVNDFLYPIAGSNAVGTTAFGLANPDLKWEETRQLNVGLDFGFANDKFTAALEYYENQSDDLLIRVPTSTSLGINEGSQVRNVGAVETTGFELSLGYNDFEGDFKWSANLNLSTSSNEAISLGGVDELNGGNFENQNITRVTEGESLFHFFGLVTDGIYQNQAEVDAVFTANPGQTTVQPGDIRFKDLNNDGDITSEDRDIIGNPLPDLTYGLNLSADYKNWDFNMFWTGIYGRDLYNTNIYDLEGMPRLFNAGVAVLDRWTPTNPSTTVPRAAGAPQNIQLSDRFVEDGSFSRLKNLTIGYTLPNDAFGQELFSKFRIYVSGQNLITITDYSGLDPEVGSGDLFEYGIDRGAYPQPKTYLMGLQVSF from the coding sequence ATGACTAAACTCAAAATTACATTCATTGCATTAATTGCAATGTTGGGGCAATTTGCCTACTCACAAACATCTACTGTAAGCGGTGTTGTTTCTGATGAAACCGGAGCTCCTCTTCCAGGAGCCTCAGTGGTGGTATCAGGTACAACAAATGGTTCACAAACCGATTTTGATGGAAACTTTTCACTCTCTAATGTTCCATCAGATGGTTCTTTAACTATTAGCTATATAGGCTACCAGACACAAAAGGCGCAAGTTAACGGTCAATCATCAATCAACATATCTATGGCAATAGATGCGCAAGCGCTAGACGAAGTTGTAGTTGTTGGATATGGAGCACAAAGTAGAGCTGCGGTAACAGGTGCAATTTCTAGCGTAAAATCTGAAGATTTAAATGCAGTTCCCGTAGCTAATGCAACTGAAGCTTTACAAGGACGTGCCGCAGGAATTTCTGTAGTGAACACAGGTGCACCAGGTACAGAACCATCTATTACCATTAGAGGTCTAGGTACATTTGGCAACAACTCTCCACTATTTGTAGTAGACGGAGTAATTGTGGGCAACCTTTCTGGTATTAACCAAAATGATATAGAAACCATTAATGTACTTAAAGACGCCTCTACTACTGCAGTATATGGTGCACAAGGTTCTAATGGTGTAATTATCGTAACAACTAAAAAAGGTAAAAGCGGTAAGACTCAATTATCATTCAATGCACATACTGGCTTTCAACAAAATACACAGCGGTATGATGTGTTGAATACCGAGCAATATCTGCAATATGCTAATGAGGCCTTTGGTATCGTTCCAAATACCCCATCGTCTACTTCTGGTGTAAATACAAACTGGCAAGATGAAATTTATACATCTGGACTTATTAGAAGTTACGATATGGCTGCTTCTGGCGGTAGTGACACTAGCAACTTTAGAATATCTGGTGGATATTTTGAAAGAGAAGGTATCATTATTGAAACTGGGTTTCAGAGATATTCTTTTAGAGCAAATAGTGATTTCACTTTTGGCAAATTAAAGTTGGGACAAAATTTATCCGTTAACTTTAACAAACAAAATTCTGATAGAATAGAATTTGGTCAGCGTTCTCTTTTAGAGCACGCTATTAAAGCAGCACCATATTTATCCGTATATAATTCTAACAATCTAGGTGGATTTCAAGGACCTAACAGTGCTGGTGACGGTCAAGATGCCGAAAACCCTGTTAGAATATTAAAGCATGGTGATGCCGTTAATAATACTTTCGCATTAGTAGGTAACATTTTTGCCGAGTACGCTATTGCAGATGGTTTAAAATTTAAATCGCAAGTAGGTTTAGATTATTATAAAGGTACTAGTAATAATTTTGTACCATCTTATAACGACGATAGCTTAGGTGGCACACATCAACAAGCTTTTGCTTCAATTACTAAGAACACTTCTGCAGGTCAAACAATAATTTTCACCAATAGTTTAACTTATGACAAAACTATAGCGGATGTTCATAATTTCGAAGCTTTATTATTAGCTGAAAAATTTGAAAGTCAAGGCACTAGTTTAAACGCAAACAGTAGAAACACAGTATCAGATAATATAAACGAGCTATCTAATGAAGATTCTAGTTTACAAAGTACATCTTTCGAATATAACAGATTAGGTTTCTTAGGAAGGTTAAACTACAACTATGATGATAAATACATCGCTGCTGTATCGTTAAGACGAGATGCTTCTTCTAAATTCGGCGCAAACAATCGTTGGGGTTGGTTCTCATCTTATGCCTTAGGTTGGAACATTGCAAAAGAAAATTTCTTGGTTGATTCTAATGTAAGCACCTTGAAGTTAAGAGGTAGTTTAGGGTATTCTGGAAATGACAGAATAGCCAACTATTTATATAGTGCAACATTGGTAAATGATTTCCTTTATCCTATTGCGGGATCTAATGCTGTAGGTACTACTGCATTTGGCTTGGCCAACCCAGATTTAAAATGGGAGGAAACAAGACAATTGAATGTTGGTCTTGATTTTGGGTTTGCAAATGATAAATTTACAGCTGCTCTTGAATACTACGAGAACCAAAGTGATGATTTATTAATTAGAGTTCCTACTTCTACTTCTTTAGGTATTAATGAAGGAAGTCAAGTGAGAAATGTAGGAGCGGTAGAAACTACTGGTTTTGAATTAAGTTTAGGGTACAATGATTTTGAAGGAGATTTCAAATGGTCTGCTAATTTAAACTTATCTACAAGCTCAAACGAAGCTATATCATTAGGTGGTGTTGATGAATTAAATGGCGGTAATTTTGAAAACCAAAATATCACAAGAGTTACTGAAGGCGAATCATTATTTCACTTTTTCGGATTAGTTACAGATGGTATCTATCAAAACCAAGCTGAAGTAGATGCTGTGTTTACAGCGAATCCTGGTCAAACTACAGTACAACCTGGTGATATTAGATTTAAAGATTTAAACAATGATGGTGACATCACTTCTGAAGATAGAGATATCATTGGAAATCCACTACCAGACTTAACATATGGTTTAAACTTAAGTGCAGATTATAAAAACTGGGATTTCAACATGTTCTGGACAGGTATCTATGGTAGAGATCTTTATAACACCAATATTTACGATTTAGAAGGTATGCCTAGATTATTCAACGCAGGTGTTGCTGTTTTAGATAGATGGACACCAACTAACCCTTCTACTACAGTTCCAAGAGCTGCTGGAGCGCCACAAAACATTCAATTATCTGATCGTTTTGTAGAAGACGGTTCTTTCTCTAGACTTAAAAACTTAACTATTGGGTATACGTTACCAAATGACGCGTTTGGTCAAGAATTGTTCTCTAAGTTTAGAATATATGTTAGTGGTCAGAACTTGATAACCATTACAGATTACTCCGGTTTAGATCCTGAAGTAGGTAGTGGTGATTTATTTGAATATGGTATCGACAGAGGTGCCTACCCTCAGCCTAAGACCTATTTAATGGGATTACAAGTATCATTTTAA
- a CDS encoding thioredoxin domain-containing protein: MKINSLFFVLIGVLIFSSCKNQNKNEVDGIAQEDHEFTNDLIHETSPYLLQHAHNPVDWKAWSGKVFKKASEENKLVVLSVGYSTCHWCHVMEEESFEDTEVAKLMNDKFVSIKVDREERPDLDMVYQTALQLVNGTGGWPMNAIIMPNGSPVFLGTYYEKEEWKNILVKFSSEYEKNPEKMKEYATMLADGVQEVYEQPAKQLANAITPDKFVNGIKEWATVWDKQWGGNLGQQKFILPANLTMLLDYAVLQQNSEAENHVINTLNKVIHGGIYDHVDGGFFRYSTDNTWKVPHFEKMLYDNAQLVYLLSKAYKLTENKEYKSKVEETFKFLKSEMRNEDGGYFSAMDADTKGEEGVYYVWNKEELASLLSEDFILFSKYFNIEDSQVWEDGNFVLNNTISKGEFLKEFGISEEVFDEKKENWKSTLYKARQKREKPTKDFKILTSWNALLIDGLLEAYKAFGDEKYLTEAVSVFNYLKENNYKDAQLVHSYTKDSKQTEVFLEDYAFLAKSAFALYEVTLDVSYLQTSKELMDMGSEKYKSNSELFYYNVSSDLVPSIINTSDGVVPSANAIMAQNFLRLGHLEYNTDYLKKAEVMGALITGDFESHAVSYGAWGSLLLQQAYPFYEIVVVGENAKKLMSEIHKTYVVNSIIVGSTVESDLSLFKDRYDEDDTFIYVCQNNTCKLPVKTVSDGFKQMKSFGYQGFK, from the coding sequence ATGAAGATTAATAGCTTGTTTTTTGTACTTATTGGTGTGCTGATTTTTAGTTCTTGTAAAAATCAGAACAAGAATGAAGTTGATGGTATTGCGCAAGAAGATCATGAATTCACCAATGATCTTATACATGAAACTAGTCCATATTTATTACAACATGCACATAACCCAGTAGATTGGAAAGCTTGGTCAGGCAAGGTTTTTAAAAAAGCATCCGAAGAAAATAAGCTAGTGGTTTTAAGTGTGGGGTATTCTACCTGTCACTGGTGCCATGTTATGGAAGAGGAATCTTTTGAGGATACCGAAGTAGCTAAACTTATGAACGATAAGTTTGTAAGTATTAAGGTAGATCGCGAAGAACGACCAGATCTTGATATGGTCTATCAAACCGCACTGCAATTGGTAAACGGAACAGGAGGGTGGCCTATGAACGCCATTATTATGCCTAATGGGAGTCCGGTGTTTTTAGGTACGTATTATGAGAAAGAAGAGTGGAAGAATATTTTAGTCAAATTCAGCTCTGAATATGAAAAAAATCCAGAAAAAATGAAGGAGTATGCCACCATGTTAGCGGATGGGGTGCAAGAGGTTTATGAACAACCAGCAAAACAATTGGCGAATGCCATTACACCAGATAAGTTTGTAAACGGAATTAAGGAGTGGGCAACTGTTTGGGACAAACAATGGGGCGGTAATCTTGGTCAACAGAAATTTATACTACCTGCTAATTTGACTATGTTATTAGATTATGCCGTCCTTCAACAAAATAGTGAAGCTGAAAATCATGTTATTAATACGTTGAATAAAGTGATACATGGGGGAATCTATGATCACGTAGATGGCGGTTTTTTTAGATATAGCACTGATAATACATGGAAAGTACCTCATTTTGAAAAGATGTTGTACGATAATGCACAACTGGTGTATTTACTTTCAAAAGCTTATAAATTGACTGAAAATAAGGAGTACAAAAGTAAGGTGGAAGAAACTTTTAAATTTTTGAAATCTGAAATGAGAAATGAAGATGGAGGTTATTTTAGTGCTATGGATGCAGATACGAAAGGGGAGGAAGGAGTCTATTATGTTTGGAATAAGGAAGAGTTAGCATCATTACTTTCAGAAGATTTTATATTGTTTTCTAAGTACTTTAATATAGAGGATAGTCAGGTTTGGGAAGATGGGAACTTTGTTTTGAACAACACCATTTCTAAAGGTGAATTTTTAAAGGAGTTCGGGATAAGTGAAGAAGTGTTTGATGAGAAAAAGGAGAATTGGAAATCGACTTTATATAAAGCGCGACAAAAAAGAGAGAAGCCTACCAAAGATTTTAAGATTTTAACATCTTGGAACGCTCTTTTAATAGACGGACTTTTAGAAGCGTACAAGGCTTTTGGTGATGAAAAATATTTAACGGAGGCGGTGTCTGTATTTAATTATTTAAAGGAGAATAATTATAAAGATGCACAATTGGTGCATTCTTATACAAAAGATAGTAAGCAGACAGAGGTTTTCTTAGAAGATTACGCTTTTCTAGCCAAAAGTGCTTTTGCTTTGTATGAAGTTACTTTAGATGTATCGTATCTGCAGACTTCAAAAGAGTTAATGGATATGGGCTCAGAAAAATATAAGAGTAATTCTGAGTTGTTCTATTATAATGTTTCTAGTGATTTGGTGCCGAGTATAATTAATACTTCTGATGGGGTAGTACCTTCTGCGAACGCTATTATGGCGCAGAATTTTTTGCGACTAGGTCATTTGGAATATAATACCGATTATTTGAAAAAGGCAGAGGTAATGGGGGCTTTAATTACAGGCGATTTTGAAAGTCATGCTGTAAGCTACGGTGCTTGGGGGTCTTTGCTTTTGCAACAAGCATATCCTTTTTATGAAATTGTTGTTGTTGGTGAAAATGCCAAAAAGCTAATGAGTGAAATACATAAGACCTATGTAGTGAATTCTATTATAGTAGGTTCTACTGTTGAAAGTGACCTTTCCCTTTTTAAAGATCGCTATGATGAAGATGACACCTTCATATATGTTTGTCAAAATAACACCTGTAAGTTACCTGTGAAAACCGTAAGTGATGGTTTTAAGCAAATGAAGTCTTTTGGTTACCAGGGGTTTAAATAG
- a CDS encoding sulfite exporter TauE/SafE family protein: MEEWYAYPLLILVGFVVGFINTVAGGGSLLSLPILIFLGLPSTLANGTNRVAVIFQTAVATAGFKSKGVSTFPFNIYLGCSAFFGSILGARLAVDISGALFNRILAIVMICVVLIVAFGPKMGMKEIQERLTGKYLWLGIIAFFFFGIYGGFINAGLGFIIILFLHYVNRMTLVRSNATKVAVVFMYMVSALIVFAWNNQVNWKIGLILAIGNGSGAWVASRVSVNMGDGFVKKFLIFMVSILAVKLWFYQ; this comes from the coding sequence ATGGAAGAGTGGTATGCCTATCCTTTATTGATATTAGTTGGTTTCGTTGTTGGTTTTATCAATACGGTTGCTGGCGGTGGCTCTCTTCTTTCGTTGCCTATCTTAATCTTTTTGGGTTTACCTTCTACATTGGCAAATGGTACAAATAGAGTAGCAGTAATTTTTCAAACAGCTGTAGCTACTGCAGGATTTAAAAGTAAAGGGGTCTCTACATTTCCTTTTAATATATACTTAGGTTGTTCTGCATTTTTCGGTTCTATTCTCGGAGCTCGTTTAGCGGTTGATATTAGTGGTGCACTTTTTAATAGAATTCTCGCCATTGTAATGATTTGCGTAGTACTGATAGTAGCATTTGGACCAAAAATGGGAATGAAAGAAATTCAAGAACGACTTACGGGTAAATATTTGTGGCTGGGTATTATTGCGTTTTTCTTTTTCGGAATTTACGGGGGATTCATTAATGCGGGACTTGGATTTATAATAATTCTATTTCTACATTATGTAAATAGAATGACCTTGGTGCGTTCTAATGCAACCAAAGTTGCTGTTGTTTTTATGTATATGGTTTCAGCATTGATTGTATTTGCTTGGAACAATCAGGTAAATTGGAAAATTGGTTTAATATTGGCCATAGGTAATGGTAGTGGAGCTTGGGTGGCGAGCAGAGTATCTGTAAATATGGGTGATGGCTTCGTGAAAAAGTTCTTGATTTTTATGGTGTCGATACTAGCTGTAAAACTTTGGTTTTACCAATAA
- a CDS encoding DegT/DnrJ/EryC1/StrS family aminotransferase gives MPGFELFGESEKSQVQDVLDSGVLMRYGFDGMRNNHWKALELEAALSKRMESKYAQLVSSGTAALTVALASAGVGAGDEVIMPTFTFVASFESILAIGAIPILVDVDDTLTLSPEAVENAITDKTKVVMPVHMCGSMADLGALKAICDKHNLLLLEDACQAIGGSYDGKPLGSYGDLGCFSFDYVKTITCGEGGAIITNNEQYKINADHYSDHGHDHVGNNRGTETHPFLGYNFRISELHAAVGCAQIERLDDFLSIQKKNYTVLRDALSPLANITFRKVPEGGVENYSFISFFLPTTELAKKAHTALGEAGVDACFYWFDNNWHYYKKWEHLTHKRSLGKLPQEVVNQLPDYSKSDFSKSDAWIGRTISCLVKLSWTDEQVTERAAKMKDVLEKFI, from the coding sequence ATGCCAGGTTTTGAGTTGTTTGGAGAGAGTGAGAAAAGTCAAGTTCAAGATGTTTTAGATTCAGGTGTTTTAATGCGTTACGGCTTTGACGGAATGCGAAACAACCATTGGAAGGCATTAGAGCTTGAAGCTGCTTTATCTAAACGCATGGAATCTAAATATGCGCAATTAGTGAGTAGTGGTACTGCTGCATTAACAGTTGCGCTTGCAAGTGCAGGTGTTGGAGCAGGGGATGAAGTAATTATGCCAACTTTTACATTTGTAGCAAGTTTTGAATCTATTTTGGCTATTGGTGCCATACCCATTCTTGTTGATGTTGATGATACTTTAACCTTAAGTCCTGAAGCAGTTGAAAATGCTATCACCGATAAAACTAAAGTAGTCATGCCGGTTCATATGTGCGGTTCTATGGCTGACCTTGGTGCATTGAAGGCTATTTGTGATAAACATAATTTATTGTTGTTAGAAGATGCCTGTCAAGCTATAGGGGGTAGTTATGATGGCAAACCTTTGGGTAGTTATGGTGATTTAGGCTGTTTCTCATTTGATTATGTAAAAACAATTACTTGTGGCGAGGGCGGAGCAATCATTACCAACAACGAACAATATAAAATAAATGCTGATCATTATTCCGATCATGGTCATGATCATGTGGGTAACAATCGAGGAACGGAAACACATCCGTTTTTAGGGTATAATTTTAGAATTTCAGAATTGCATGCAGCTGTAGGTTGTGCGCAAATTGAGCGCTTAGATGATTTCTTATCTATTCAAAAGAAAAATTACACCGTTTTAAGAGATGCCTTATCGCCGCTTGCTAATATTACATTTAGAAAAGTGCCAGAAGGGGGAGTAGAGAATTATTCATTTATTTCTTTCTTCTTGCCAACTACAGAGTTAGCTAAAAAAGCACATACAGCTTTGGGTGAGGCTGGTGTAGATGCGTGTTTTTATTGGTTTGATAATAACTGGCATTACTACAAAAAATGGGAGCATTTAACCCATAAAAGATCTTTAGGTAAGTTGCCGCAAGAGGTTGTTAATCAGTTGCCTGACTATTCAAAATCAGACTTTTCAAAATCTGATGCTTGGATTGGCAGAACCATCTCATGTCTTGTAAAACTAAGCTGGACAGATGAACAGGTTACTGAACGTGCAGCTAAAATGAAAGATGTATTAGAAAAGTTTATTTAA
- the ribB gene encoding 3,4-dihydroxy-2-butanone-4-phosphate synthase: protein MTDLSTIQLNSIEEAIEDIRAGKVIIVVDDENRENEGDFLAAAELATPETVNFMATHGRGLICAPLTEGRCKDLGLHMMVSTNTDPLETAFTVSVDLRGKGVTTGISAGDRSKTVIALTESDTKPHDLARPGHIFPLVAKEGGVLRRTGHTEAAIDFARLAGLQPAGIIVEIMNEDGTMARLPQLVDVAKKFDLKIVSIESLVAYRMEHDSLIDKEVDFDITTRFGEFRLRAYKQTTNNHIHIALTKGSWSSDEKILTRINSTLINNDILGTLTHNPDEKLEDMFNKINEEGKGAIVFINQDSESLNLLSRLKELKELQKQGVHKAPKIEMDNRDFGIGAQILHDLGIHKMKLMTNSTQAKRVGIVGYGLEILEYVKY, encoded by the coding sequence ATGACAGATCTTAGTACAATACAATTGAATAGTATAGAAGAAGCGATTGAAGATATTCGCGCAGGTAAAGTAATTATCGTTGTTGATGATGAAAATCGTGAAAATGAAGGAGATTTTTTAGCAGCCGCTGAACTTGCTACACCTGAGACTGTCAATTTTATGGCAACTCACGGTAGAGGTCTTATTTGCGCGCCATTAACCGAAGGTCGTTGTAAAGACTTAGGATTACATATGATGGTAAGTACCAATACCGATCCTTTAGAAACGGCATTTACCGTATCTGTAGATTTAAGAGGTAAAGGAGTTACCACAGGTATTTCTGCAGGTGACAGATCAAAAACTGTTATTGCATTAACAGAAAGTGATACCAAACCTCATGATTTAGCTAGACCAGGACATATATTTCCATTAGTAGCTAAAGAAGGCGGGGTTTTAAGAAGAACAGGACACACAGAAGCTGCTATTGATTTTGCGCGATTAGCAGGATTACAACCTGCGGGAATTATCGTAGAAATCATGAATGAAGACGGCACCATGGCGCGACTACCCCAATTGGTAGATGTTGCTAAAAAATTCGATCTAAAAATTGTGTCTATTGAATCTCTTGTTGCCTATAGAATGGAGCATGATAGCTTAATCGACAAAGAAGTTGATTTTGATATTACCACTCGTTTTGGTGAATTTAGATTAAGAGCATATAAGCAAACTACTAATAATCATATTCATATTGCTTTAACTAAAGGTTCTTGGTCTTCGGATGAAAAAATCTTAACCAGAATCAACTCTACCCTAATCAACAATGATATTTTAGGAACATTAACACATAACCCTGATGAAAAGTTAGAGGATATGTTCAACAAGATTAATGAAGAAGGTAAAGGAGCAATCGTATTCATCAATCAAGATTCTGAATCGCTTAATTTGCTTTCTAGATTAAAAGAGTTGAAAGAATTGCAAAAACAAGGCGTTCACAAAGCGCCTAAAATTGAAATGGATAATCGTGACTTCGGAATCGGAGCTCAGATCTTACATGATTTAGGTATTCATAAAATGAAACTAATGACCAACAGTACCCAAGCAAAACGTGTAGGTATTGTAGGATACGGATTAGAAATTTTAGAATATGTGAAGTATTAA